A segment of the Deltaproteobacteria bacterium genome:
CCGCCGCTCGGAAACGGCCGTGCGCGCCGAGATCGCCAAATTACCGAACGGCGAGTGGTCGAGCGAAACCTGGAGCGATGGCTTCGAAGAGCCGATTCTGGTGCGCTGCGCCGTGCGCGTTGCCGGCGAAGAGATTTTCATCGACTTTACCGGCTCATCGCCGCAGAGCACGCGCGGCATTAACGTTGTCTTGAACTACACGCATGCCTACGCGAGCTTCGCCATCAAAGCGGCCATCTGCCCCGACGTACCGCACAACGAGGGCAGCTTCCGTCCGGTGCATGTCAGCGCACCAGAGGGAAGTATTTTAAACGCTCTCGATCCGGCGCCGGTGGCGAGCCGGCAGGTGATCGGCCACTTCATTCCCAGCGCGATCTTCGCCGCGCTGTCGGGATCGTTGCCCGACAAGCTCATGGCTCCGGGCGCCGATCCGATTTGGCTCAGTGTCTGGCGCGGGCAAAATCCAAGTTTTACTTTAACTGTCTTCCAGGTCGGCGGCACCGGCGCGCGGCCGGCGAAAGACGGTTTGAATGCGGTGGGATTCCCCAGCGGCGTCGCTGGTGTTCCCGCCGAAGTTATCGAGAGTCTCTCGCCGGTGGTTTTGAAACGGCGTGAGCTGCGTGCCGACTCCGGTGGACCGGGGATGTGGCGCGGCGGCTTGGGCCAGCTAACCGAATTCGCGCGACGCGGCGATGCGCGCTGGAGCGTCAGTTCCATCGCCGATCGCACGACTTATGCTGCGCCAGGTTTGCAAGGCGGGCAAGCAGGCGCGCTTGGCGAAGTTGCGATCGACGGCAAGAAGCTCCACGCCAAAGCGCTGAAAGATTTGGGAGCGAGTGATGTGGTTCACGTTAACTTGCCCGGCGGCGGCGGCTACGGCGATCCCCTCAAGCGTGACCCGGAGAAGGTTCTTTGGGACGTGATCGATGGCTACGTCACGCCGGAAGAGGCGGAGAGAAATTACGGTGTGGCGGTCGCTTACCGCGGCGAGCCTGGGGAGTTGGTAAAGTTGCCGCGCGACTGGTTTATCGACGATAGGCGAACGCAGGAGCTACGACGCGGACGGTAAGCGAATTTCCAAATTCCAGATTATCCCGGATCGATCCGACTAATTTGGAATCTGGAATTTGGAATCTGGAATAGCGAAGTGAGAGCGAAGCGAACATGGAATTAGGCGGTAGAGTCGCATTGGTCACGGGCGGCGCCGGCGGTATCGGCGGCGCGGTGGTGCGGCGGCTGGCCAAGGCGGGCATTGGCGGCGTCGCGATCAACTATCGCAAGTCCGCCAAGGAGGCCGAAGAGCTGGCGGCGGAGATCGAAAGGGGTGGCGTGAAAGCGTTCGCCGTCCAAGCCAGCGTGCAGAGCGACGCCGAAGTGCGCGCCATGATCGACAAGATCGGCGCCCATTTCGGGCGGCTCGATATCGTCGTCAACAACGCCGGCATCACCCACTGGGTCAAGCTCACCGATCTCGAAGGGCTCACGGACGCGATCTGGGATGAAATCTTAGACGTCAACGTGAAAGGCGCCTTTCGCTGCGCCCGCGCGGCACAGAAATTACTGGAAGCCAGCGGCGGCATGATCGTCAACGTCTCGTCGATTTCCGGCGTGCTGGCCACTTCGACCATCTCGTCTCTGGCCTACGGCACTGCCAAGGCGGGGATGATTTACATGACCCGCGGGCTTGCGGTGGCGATGGGACCGAAGGTCCGCGTCAACTGCGTCGCGCCGGCGTTCACCGACACGCCATGGATGAGCCAGCACTTCGGCGCTGACTATCAAAATGTTATCGCCAAAGCCTCGGCAGGCTATCCGCTGCGGCGGATAGCGACGCCGGAGGACATCGCCGGCGCGATTCTAGGATTGATCACCGGCGGTGATTTTGTGACCGGGCAGACGCTGATCGTGGATGGTGGCTTGAGCTTGAGTTGATTCGGGAAATATCTCGCGCAGAGACGCAGAGATCGCAGAGTCGGGCTATCAAAACAAGCTCTCTGAAACTGTGCGCCCTCAGCGTCTCTGCGCGAGGAATGTCCGAAACCCTGCTATGGACAGAACCAAACTTGTTTCTGAACTACACGCAAGCCGCCTGGTTGCGGTGGTGCGTTCTAAAACACCAGACGATGCTGTTAATCTTGCGAGCGCCGCCGCCGACGGCGGCATCAAATTCGTTGAGATCACGTTCAGTGTTCCAGGCGCCTTGGACGTGATTAAAGAACTGTCGCGGCGCAGCGACATTCATGTCGGTGCCGGCACGGTGCTGGCGTCACAGCAGGCCGAGCGGGCGATCAGCTCCGGGGCACAGTTCGTCGTCTCGCCGTCGCTGGAATTGAATCTTATCTCCCTCTGCCACAGCTCCAACATCGCCTGTTTCCCGGGCGCGGCGACGCCGACGGAAGTGATCGCCGCGGCGCGAGCGCATGCCGATCTTGTCAAAATATTTCCGGCGGATTTGGTCGGCGGGCCGAACTTTATCCGCCAGGTGAGCGCGCCGTTTGCCGATGTGCGGTTCATGGTATCCGGCGGAGTCAGTCTCAAAAATATCAAGGAATACGTCCAGGTTGGCGTTATCGGCATCTGCCTTGGCAGCGCCTATCTCGGCACGTTCTTAGCAGAGCAGGGCAAGAAGAAATTTGTGGCTGAGATGCAGAAATACGTGAAGGCTGTCGCCGAGGCTCAAAGAAAGACACAGAAGAAAAAATGAGCAGTAACATTCGTTTAACCATTGCTTGCGAAGACTACGACCGGATGCGGCCGTTGAAAGACGGCATCGTCAAGCTGGAAGGCATTGAGCTGAATTATCTCGTCATGTCCGTCGAGGAAATCTTCTGGCGCATGATGAAGTACGAGGAGTTCGACGCCTCGGAATTGTCCATGGGGGCGTTTCTGACCGCCGCGTCGCGCGGCCGCCGGCCCTTTGTCGCGATTCCCGTCTTTCCGTCACGGACCTTTCGCCACCGCTGTATTTTTGTCAATACCGATAGGGGCGTCAAAAGCATTCAAGACCTCAAAGGCAAGCGCATGGGGGTGCCAGAGTATTCCATGACCGCGGCGGTCTGGCTGCGCGGGATGTTCGAGCATGAATACGGCGTGCCGCCGTCGGCGATTCACTGGGTGCAGGCCGGCGAAGAACATCCCGGCCGCAAGGACCGCGTCGATTTTGAAATGCCCAAGGGTGTGACCATGGAAAGCCGCCCGGATACGACGCTCAACGCGCTGATCGAAAGCGGCGAGATTGACGCCATGATGTCGCCGCGTATGCCGACCTGTTTTCTCGAAGGCGCGCCGAAGGTGAAGCGCCTGTTTCCCAATTACCGGCAGGTCGAGATGGACTACTTCAAGAAGACCGGCCTGTTCCCGATCATGCATGTCTTCGTCATCAAGCGCTCGATCTACGAAAAAGAGCCCTGGGTGGCCCAGACGCTGTACAAAGCGTTTTGCGAAGCCAAAGATATCTGCATGCGCGATCTCTACGATACGAATATTCTTCGCGTCGCTTTGCCCTGGTCCTCGGCGGAATATGAAGACACGACGGCGCTGATGACGACGGACTACTGGCCCTATGGCTTGGAACCGAATCGGAAGAACTTAGAGACGCTGAACGGTTATCTTTTCGAGCAGGGTCTGACCAAGCAGAAATTGGTTCTGGACGAGCTGTTCGCCCGCGAGACGGTCGAAGCGTTTAAGATTTAGATTCGGATGATTTAACCGCAGAGAACGCAAAAGTTTCGCACGGAAATATTCACCACGAAGGCCACGAAGGTAAAAGAAAACTCAAGAAGTCCTCTCGGAACTTCGTGTCCTTCGTGCGCTTGGTGGTGAGATTAGAAAACCCAACACCCCATCACTCCACAGCTCCAACAAGCCATTCTCCCTCACCGATAATCCCGCATCTGCCAAGGGGTAAAAACGACAATTTGCGTCGGCGGCGGCAGGGCCATCTTGCTAAAAGTCGTCACGTAGTTGTTCAAATACTTGTGCGGGAAGCCTTTGACGAACATATCGAGCAATTGCGTGCTTTCGCGGTAGTGCATCGGGATCGCAATCTTCGGTTTCAATTGCTGCAAGACTTCTCGCGCTGTGTCGGGCGGCATGGTGAAGGTGCCGCCGATGGGAATCATTGCGATATCCACTTTGCCGAAGGCCTTGATCTGCTCTTCGGTCAGCTTATGCGCCAAGTCGCCTAGATGCGCGACACAGATCGTGCCGAGGTCAAAAACGAAGGCCGCGCCTTTGAGGGCGTTGCCGAACTGCTGCTGGTAGACCGGCACGGTATAGACCAAGAGATCTTTCACCGTCGTGCTGATCCTGTTCCATTCGGCGCCGTAGTTGCCCAGACCGCGCAGAATCACCGGGTTGTTCTTGGCGATGGCCACATAGTTATGGTTCGGGTGCTCGCGACCGACGGTGATCGCATCAGGCGCAACGTTAGGCGTCGGGTAAAAGCCGGGGAAAACCGGATCGGTTATGACCTTGGTGCCTTTGGATGAGGTGATCTGGAAAAAATTGTGGCCGAAAAATTCGATGGTCACGTCGGGTGTGGCGGCGTAGGCGGGCTTGAGCCAACTTCGCGCCACGTCGAGCTCGCGGCAGCCGCCGCGCGCCATGGCTGGGAGCAGGAGTTGGAAGACAAAGGCTATCGCCAGAAATATTCTCATGGCGCCCCCGCTGATAGGTTCTTGCCCAAATTAAACTGCTCGGCCTTGAAGAAATCGGCGACATAACTATTGGCTGGCGAGCGCATGAGGTTCTCCGCGCTGTCGACCTGCTCAAAGCGTCCGGCGCGCATCACGGCGATGCGGTCTGCTAGAGCGATGCCGTCGGCGAGATTGTGCGTCACGTAAAGCGTTGTGAGACTGTGCTCGCGATGAAAGGCGCGAATTTCTTCGCGCATCTTTAAGCGATTCGGCGGGTCGATATTGCTGAGCGGCTCGTCCATTAGCATGATGCGCGGCGAGGTCGCCATGGCGCGGCCCAGGGCGACGCGCTGTTGCTGGCCGCCCGAGAGTTCCGTGGGCTTGCGTTTGAAGAAGCTTTCTTCGATGCCGACTTTCCAAGCCAATGGCCGGAGAAATTCGACGATTTTTTCTTGCGACCACTTACGCACGCGCAGCGGCAGCGTGAGATTCGAATAGCGCCCCTCGTCGAACACCTTCATGTGCGGCCAAAGCGCGTAGTTCTGGAAGATCATTTGGACGTTGCGCTTGCCGGCGGGAATTTCGTTGACCGGCGCGCCTCCGATGAAGATCGTGCCTTCGTCGGCGGTTTCCAAACCGGCGATCAAGCGTAGGGTGCTGGTCTTGCCGCAGCCGCTCTCACCGACGACGACGAGAAACTCGCCGCTGTTGACGTCGAGGTTGGCGTGATCGACGGCGAGCACCGAGCCGTACTTTTTGCTGACGCCACGAAGCGAGAGGGAGACCATGCGGTCACCCTATCAAAAAGACGCGAGTTCGTTCAAACCGTTCAATCGTTTCGTTCCGTTCCAATCACTGCGCAGGTCTAGTCAATCTGAATGGCGTCCGCTATATTGACCGCACTCCCCGACACAGGAGGTTTTTATGGGTCAACTGCTCGGTCCTGAAGAATTGATCGCCGACTTGCAAAACACCTTGCAGCAGCGCCATCCGCGGCCCCATCCAGTGCGCCAATTGCTGCTCAGTGGCCGCCTGACCAAAGAGCAGCTGCAGTGGTGGGCGCGCAATCAGTTTCACGAGTTCCGCAACATCCATCGCTTCTTCGGCATTCGCTATCACAAGTGTCCGATCCCGGAACTGCGCCGAATGCTGCTGGAGAACATGGTCGAGGAAGAGGGCGAGGATCTGTTCGGCGGCAAGTATCCGAGCCATCGCGAGCTCTGGGTGCAGTTCGCCGCCGGCATCGGCATCGCCACCGAGGATATTACAAACTACGAACCGCTGCCTGGCATCCGCGCCGCCTTGGAGATGTACGTTTCTCTGGTGCAGCAGAGCCATTGGGCGGTGGCCATCGGCACGGGTCTGGTCTTCGAAGGCGGCGGGCCGAAAAGAATGCGTGAGGAACGCGAGGCCATCGAGAAATATTACAAGTGGGTTCCCGTCGATTGTCTAGATTTCTTCCGCGCCCATGAGTATCACGACGAAGGCCACGGCGACATGGTGACCCACGTTATTAAACAGCACTGCATGGAAGAG
Coding sequences within it:
- a CDS encoding hydantoinase B/oxoprolinase family protein translates to MKSEVIDPVTLEVIWNRLLSVANEQQDALIRTAFSTIVRESQDLACGMFDTKGRMIAQSISGTPGHINAMATSMKHFLAAFPPDKLAPGDVLVTNDPWQTAGQINDITITTPIFRKGKLVALTANTCHSADIGGRILSAEAREVFEEGLRIPIMKLFDRGQPNQILMQIVRTNVRQPDEVIGDFYAQTASNDAGGRALLEMMDEFGLDSIDGVAEEIIRRSETAVRAEIAKLPNGEWSSETWSDGFEEPILVRCAVRVAGEEIFIDFTGSSPQSTRGINVVLNYTHAYASFAIKAAICPDVPHNEGSFRPVHVSAPEGSILNALDPAPVASRQVIGHFIPSAIFAALSGSLPDKLMAPGADPIWLSVWRGQNPSFTLTVFQVGGTGARPAKDGLNAVGFPSGVAGVPAEVIESLSPVVLKRRELRADSGGPGMWRGGLGQLTEFARRGDARWSVSSIADRTTYAAPGLQGGQAGALGEVAIDGKKLHAKALKDLGASDVVHVNLPGGGGYGDPLKRDPEKVLWDVIDGYVTPEEAERNYGVAVAYRGEPGELVKLPRDWFIDDRRTQELRRGR
- a CDS encoding SDR family oxidoreductase; translated protein: MELGGRVALVTGGAGGIGGAVVRRLAKAGIGGVAINYRKSAKEAEELAAEIERGGVKAFAVQASVQSDAEVRAMIDKIGAHFGRLDIVVNNAGITHWVKLTDLEGLTDAIWDEILDVNVKGAFRCARAAQKLLEASGGMIVNVSSISGVLATSTISSLAYGTAKAGMIYMTRGLAVAMGPKVRVNCVAPAFTDTPWMSQHFGADYQNVIAKASAGYPLRRIATPEDIAGAILGLITGGDFVTGQTLIVDGGLSLS
- a CDS encoding bifunctional 4-hydroxy-2-oxoglutarate aldolase/2-dehydro-3-deoxy-phosphogluconate aldolase, encoding MDRTKLVSELHASRLVAVVRSKTPDDAVNLASAAADGGIKFVEITFSVPGALDVIKELSRRSDIHVGAGTVLASQQAERAISSGAQFVVSPSLELNLISLCHSSNIACFPGAATPTEVIAAARAHADLVKIFPADLVGGPNFIRQVSAPFADVRFMVSGGVSLKNIKEYVQVGVIGICLGSAYLGTFLAEQGKKKFVAEMQKYVKAVAEAQRKTQKKK
- a CDS encoding ABC transporter substrate-binding protein, with product MSSNIRLTIACEDYDRMRPLKDGIVKLEGIELNYLVMSVEEIFWRMMKYEEFDASELSMGAFLTAASRGRRPFVAIPVFPSRTFRHRCIFVNTDRGVKSIQDLKGKRMGVPEYSMTAAVWLRGMFEHEYGVPPSAIHWVQAGEEHPGRKDRVDFEMPKGVTMESRPDTTLNALIESGEIDAMMSPRMPTCFLEGAPKVKRLFPNYRQVEMDYFKKTGLFPIMHVFVIKRSIYEKEPWVAQTLYKAFCEAKDICMRDLYDTNILRVALPWSSAEYEDTTALMTTDYWPYGLEPNRKNLETLNGYLFEQGLTKQKLVLDELFARETVEAFKI
- a CDS encoding MBL fold metallo-hydrolase, producing the protein MRIFLAIAFVFQLLLPAMARGGCRELDVARSWLKPAYAATPDVTIEFFGHNFFQITSSKGTKVITDPVFPGFYPTPNVAPDAITVGREHPNHNYVAIAKNNPVILRGLGNYGAEWNRISTTVKDLLVYTVPVYQQQFGNALKGAAFVFDLGTICVAHLGDLAHKLTEEQIKAFGKVDIAMIPIGGTFTMPPDTAREVLQQLKPKIAIPMHYRESTQLLDMFVKGFPHKYLNNYVTTFSKMALPPPTQIVVFTPWQMRDYR
- a CDS encoding ABC transporter ATP-binding protein, producing the protein MVSLSLRGVSKKYGSVLAVDHANLDVNSGEFLVVVGESGCGKTSTLRLIAGLETADEGTIFIGGAPVNEIPAGKRNVQMIFQNYALWPHMKVFDEGRYSNLTLPLRVRKWSQEKIVEFLRPLAWKVGIEESFFKRKPTELSGGQQQRVALGRAMATSPRIMLMDEPLSNIDPPNRLKMREEIRAFHREHSLTTLYVTHNLADGIALADRIAVMRAGRFEQVDSAENLMRSPANSYVADFFKAEQFNLGKNLSAGAP